Genomic window (Planctomycetota bacterium):
CGAAGGGGAACGAAGTCTGGATCATCGTGGCCGACAACGGCCCCGGCATCCCGCGCGAGGAGCAGCAGCGGATCTTCCAGCCGTTCTATTCCACGAAAGGCCAGAAGGGAACGGGCCTGGGCCTGGCCGCCGCCCGCAAGATTGTCGAGGAACACGAGGGGTGCATCACGGTCAAGAGTGACCCCGGCCACGGTGCCGCCTTCGTCCTCCGTTTGCCGACGGAAGTGCCGGGGAAGGCAGGCGGGTCGGCGACTTCCTGAGACGATTCGGCGGAATCGGTCGAGAAGGTCAGGCGGTCTTCTTCGGCAGGCTCTGGATGATCTGGTCCGCCAGGCCGTAGGCGACGGCCTCGTCGGCCCCGAGAAATCGGTCGCGGTCGATGTCTTCCTCGATCTTCTGCACCGGCTGGCCCGTGTGATGGGCGAGGATCTGGTTCAGGCGGGCGCGCAAGCGCAGAATCTCCTCGGCCTGAATGCTGATGTCCGTGGCCGTGCCGCGCGCCCCGCCCATCGGCTGGTGGATGAGGATTCGCGAGTTGGGGAGAACGAAGCGTTTGCCCTTCGTGCCGCCTGCCAGGAGTACGGCCGCCATGCTGGCCGCCTGGCCCAGGCAGTAGGTCTGCACGCCGCAGCCGACGAACTGCATCACGTCGTAAACGGCCAGGCCGCTCGTGATGAGACCGCCGGGCGAGTTGATGTACATGGAGATGTCGGCATCGGCGTTCTCGTTCTGGAGGAACAGCAGTTGGGCGATGATC
Coding sequences:
- a CDS encoding ATP-dependent Clp protease proteolytic subunit; the protein is MIPIVVEQTGRGERSYDIYSRLLKDRIVFVGGEIEDQMANTIIAQLLFLQNENADADISMYINSPGGLITSGLAVYDVMQFVGCGVQTYCLGQAASMAAVLLAGGTKGKRFVLPNSRILIHQPMGGARGTATDISIQAEEILRLRARLNQILAHHTGQPVQKIEEDIDRDRFLGADEAVAYGLADQIIQSLPKKTA